In one window of Vibrio sp. JC009 DNA:
- a CDS encoding class I SAM-dependent methyltransferase: MNHSALPLFFQHIEAELALVPDEIRRLFHGRGRKWAGLEQLTCDWLTGQLVVSLFKEVDETFLLKLKEGLSGLADSEVWKNRNGRAILLQHRYQEGAPSEVVYGETDSRPVVKESGLKYQLDLGRNQNYGLFLDMRYGRNWVRENAEGKNVLNLFAYTCGFSVAAIEGGASKVVNLDMAKASLSKGRDNHRLNEHDLSRVSFMAHDIFKSWGKIKKSGPYALIVIDPPSFQKGSFALTKDYKKILRRLPDLLTEDGKVLACVNSPAVTSEFLIESMKEEAPSIVFTERLDNPPEFQDVDDEASLKALVFARL, encoded by the coding sequence ATGAATCACTCAGCATTACCACTCTTTTTTCAACATATTGAAGCCGAACTGGCGCTTGTTCCCGATGAAATTCGCCGGCTTTTCCATGGCAGGGGAAGAAAGTGGGCCGGCCTTGAGCAACTGACCTGTGACTGGCTTACCGGGCAGCTGGTTGTCAGCTTGTTTAAAGAGGTTGATGAAACGTTTCTGCTTAAGCTAAAAGAAGGCTTATCGGGGCTGGCTGACTCAGAAGTCTGGAAAAACAGAAATGGCCGGGCGATTTTGCTGCAACACCGTTATCAGGAAGGTGCGCCTTCTGAAGTTGTTTATGGTGAAACTGACTCGAGACCTGTAGTGAAGGAATCCGGATTGAAATACCAGCTGGATCTTGGCCGCAATCAGAACTACGGCCTGTTTCTCGATATGCGCTATGGCCGTAACTGGGTGCGGGAAAATGCCGAAGGTAAAAACGTGCTGAACCTGTTTGCTTATACCTGCGGATTTTCAGTAGCGGCCATTGAGGGCGGGGCATCGAAAGTGGTAAACCTGGATATGGCAAAAGCTTCGCTATCTAAAGGCCGGGATAACCACAGATTAAATGAGCATGACCTTTCCAGGGTCAGCTTTATGGCACACGATATATTTAAATCCTGGGGAAAGATAAAAAAGTCAGGCCCTTATGCTCTGATTGTCATCGATCCGCCATCCTTCCAGAAGGGAAGCTTTGCACTGACTAAGGACTATAAAAAGATTTTGCGTCGCTTGCCGGATCTGTTAACTGAAGACGGAAAGGTGCTGGCCTGCGTTAACTCTCCGGCGGTCACTTCTGAGTTTCTGATTGAATCAATGAAAGAGGAAGCGCCATCAATCGTATTCACAGAAAGGCTGGATAATCCGCCGGAATTTCAGGATGTTGATGATGAAGCCAGCCTCAAAGCTCTGGTTTTTGCGCGGCTCTAA